The genomic interval GCAGCACCGGATCCCAGTTCACCAGCCGCTTGCCGCGATAGATCAGCCCGTCCTTGAACAGGCGAAAGAAGGCTTCGCGCACGGCACGCGCGCACATCTCATCCATCGTGAAGCGCGTGCGCTCCCAGTCGCACGAGCAGCCCATCATCTTGAGTTGCTCGATGATGGTCGCCTCGTACTCGTCCTTCCACGCCTGGGTGATGGCGACGAACTTCTCGCGCGCTTTATCGAGATCGGGATCGAGGTCTTTGCGGCGCTTGCCCTGGTCTTCCCAGATGCGCTTTTCAATGACGGCCTGGGTGGCGATGCCGGCGTGGTCGGTGCCGGGCATCCACAGCGTCGGCCGGCCCTGGGCGCGGTGGTAGCGAATGAGCACGTCCTGGAGCGTGTTATTGAGCGCGTGGCCGAGGTGCAGCGCCGCCGTCACGTTGGGCGGCGGGATGAGGATGCAGTACGGCGGCGGGCCATAGACATCGGCCGAGGCTTCGGCATGAAAGGGCTTGGCCGCATCCCACTTGGCGCGAACCTTGGGTTCTTCGACCGCTGGGTCATAGGATTTCGCCAGTTCGCCCGGGTTGGTCATCGATTGGCCCATAAGAGCCGATTGTAGCCGAGTTGCCGAAAACGGCCGATGAATCAGAGGCTGGCATGAGTTCTGATCGACGCACCATCTTCACCCTCGCGCTGCTCGCCGTCGTGCTGCTCGTGGGCTCGGGTCTTGGCGTGTGGCTGCTGGGCCGCCCGGTGCTCAACGATCCGCAGCGGGCCGCGGCCACGACGACCGAGCGCCTCGCGGCGCTTCAGGCCGGGCTCGAAGCCGCAGCGCAGTACGTGAACACCGAGCACGATGAGCAGGCCGCGACGATCCTCGAAAAACTCGCCAAGGAGTTCCCCGACGAGCCGCAGGTCTGGCAGCAACTGGCCGAGGTGCGCCTGCACCAGGGCCGGCAGGAAGACGCGTACGCCATCTACACGAAGGTCATCGACCTCGGCGTGGACAGCCGCGACATCCGCTTCAACGCCGGGCTGATCGCGGCCCGGCTCGACAGGATGGACGAGGCGATCATTCACCTTGAGCAGGCGCGGCGGCTATCGCCCACGGATGTGCAGGCGCCGCTCTACCTCGCCAGCCTCTATCGCAAAACGAACGAAATCGCCAGGGCTCAAGCCGAACTGCTGCACGTGATCGACATCGACAAAGACATTCACGAAGCCTGGGGCGGGCTGGCGCAGATCGCGTTTATCGAAAACAAACTCGAACTCGCCGAGCAGCACCTGGCCAAGGCGCGCCAACTGGCGCCGCAGTTTACGACCTGGCAGGTGCTCGAGGCGAAGATTCTCCGCCGCCGCGCCAAGCCGGAGGCCGCGATCACGCTGCTCTCAGCTCTGCCCGAGCAGGCGCGCTACCAGCAGGAAGTGGTCGATGAGATCGCCCAGTGCTGGGGCATGCTGCTCATGCCGCGCAAGGCCGCCGAAACGCACGTGGAGTATCTCAACCGCTGGCCCGAATCGCTCAGCAGCGCCGTCGCCGCAGCCCGGTTCTTTGAACTCGCGGGCGATCACGACGAGGCGCTGTCGTGGCTGGCGTTTGCCCAGCGGCTCGATGCGGCGGCGCCGGAAGTGGAGGCTTTGGCCAGGCAACTGGGCGCCGAGCCGGCCGCGCCAGAGCCAGCGGGCAACCCGGCCGTTGACCCGGCCGACGACGGGCCCTGAAGCAGCGCGCCGCAGCCTCAACGGCTATCATCCCGATCTGTACAACACAATGGCCCTGAAGATCGCTATTGATCGGGAGAAACCTGCGCCATGGCCAGCAAAGCCTATGAAAAGCTCGTCACCCTCCAGCGGCAGACCGCCCTGCTGGGCAGCGTCGATGAACTCGTCCACTGGGACCAGGAGACGCTCATGCCCTCCGGCGGAGCCAAACTCCGCTCCGAACAGTGCGCCCTGCTTTCAGGCCTCATCCACGAGCGCGCCACGAGCAAGGAAGTCGGCGAACTGCTCGAGCAGTGCGCCGGCGAAGAGATCCCGAAGGATTCCGTCGAGTTCGCCAACGTGCGCGAATGGAAGCGCGACTTCGACCGGGCCCGCAAACTGCCAAAGGAACACGTCGAGGAACTCAGCCGCTCGCGCTCGCTGGCGCAGCAGGCGTGGCAGAAGGCCCGCAAGGAATCGGACTTCTCGATCTTTGCGTCGCATCTCGAGAAGATGATCGACTTGACGCGCAAGAGCGCCAAGTACTACGGCTGGCCCGAGGGCGGCGAACCCTACGACGCGCTGCTCGAAGGCTACGAGCCCGGCGCAACCGCGGCGCAGATCGAGAAGATCTTCGCCCCGCTGCGCACGCGGCTCACGGCGCTGATCCATGACATCGCCAACAGCGGCCCGCAGCCCGACAACACCATCCACACGACCGACGTGCCCCGCGCCCAGCAGGAGGCGTTCGTGCGCTTCGTCGCCTCCGGAATCGGCTTCCGCTTCGAAGACGGCCGGCTTGATGTGTCGGCTCACCCGTTCTGCTCGGGACTCGGGCCGGGCGACTGCCGCATGACCACGCGCTTCCACGCCAACAACGTGATGGATGCGCTGAGTTCGACGATGCACGA from Phycisphaerales bacterium carries:
- a CDS encoding carboxypeptidase M32, with the protein product MASKAYEKLVTLQRQTALLGSVDELVHWDQETLMPSGGAKLRSEQCALLSGLIHERATSKEVGELLEQCAGEEIPKDSVEFANVREWKRDFDRARKLPKEHVEELSRSRSLAQQAWQKARKESDFSIFASHLEKMIDLTRKSAKYYGWPEGGEPYDALLEGYEPGATAAQIEKIFAPLRTRLTALIHDIANSGPQPDNTIHTTDVPRAQQEAFVRFVASGIGFRFEDGRLDVSAHPFCSGLGPGDCRMTTRFHANNVMDALSSTMHESGHGIYEQNLPKEAFGTPCGSAVSLGIHESQSRGWENLVGRSRAFWEWCLPHAKNLMPELMEGQTVDSVYAAQNIVQPSYIRVEADEATYNLHIMLRFELERALIKGELSSKDVPREWNRRFKDYLGIEVDKDSNGCLQDVHWSFGLIGYFPTYTLGNLYACQFFEAAREQLGDLDAMYREGEFEPLRQWLTDNIHQHGRRYSASELCQRITGKPLSADPLMRHLEGKLRPLYGLA